From one Nitrososphaerota archaeon genomic stretch:
- a CDS encoding glucose 1-dehydrogenase, with product MSDLLFDLTGKIAIVTGASRGLGRAIAIGLAKAGANLVVTDVLDVSGTVEEIQSIGREAAGLKVDVSKKKDVEEMTKQTINKFGRIDILVNNAGIYRSAPAESMSEEDWDKVIDINLKGEFLCAQEVGKQMIRQREGKIINIASVAGRSASPQSAAYNASKAGVILLTKTLAVEWAKHNVQVNAICPGVFFTPMTEGLIEDERFLNTLKKDVPMARPGVPEEIVGAVIFLTSKASSYVTGHALVVDGGWTAAL from the coding sequence TTGAGCGATTTATTATTTGATCTAACTGGAAAGATCGCTATTGTGACCGGCGCATCGAGAGGTTTGGGGCGAGCTATAGCTATCGGCTTAGCTAAGGCTGGAGCAAACTTGGTGGTAACCGATGTTCTAGATGTGAGTGGGACGGTTGAAGAGATTCAAAGCATTGGTAGAGAAGCAGCGGGGTTGAAGGTAGACGTGTCCAAAAAGAAAGATGTAGAGGAGATGACTAAACAGACAATCAACAAGTTCGGTCGAATCGACATCCTAGTTAACAACGCCGGAATCTACCGTTCAGCCCCAGCTGAGTCGATGAGTGAAGAAGATTGGGATAAGGTGATCGACATCAACCTGAAAGGTGAATTCCTCTGCGCCCAAGAAGTTGGGAAACAAATGATAAGGCAGAGAGAAGGGAAAATCATCAACATAGCAAGTGTTGCCGGCCGATCTGCTTCACCACAATCAGCAGCCTATAACGCCAGTAAGGCTGGAGTCATCCTTTTGACTAAGACGCTGGCAGTGGAGTGGGCTAAACATAACGTTCAGGTCAATGCGATCTGCCCAGGCGTGTTCTTTACGCCGATGACTGAGGGGCTGATAGAGGATGAAAGATTCCTCAACACCCTGAAGAAAGATGTGCCCATGGCTAGGCCCGGCGTGCCTGAGGAGATTGTGGGAGCCGTAATTTTCCTCACGTCAAAGGCCTCAAGTTACGTGACCGGTCACGCACTTGTAGTAGACGGCGGATGGACTGCTGCTCTTTAG
- a CDS encoding metal-dependent transcriptional regulator: MELSGCRVLYIEPVESEHIEEYLEAVWLLEEMGESPVKISTISQNLGVAPPSAVQMLRKLEKSGYLKYLAREGVTLTRKGRVIGERMVRNGRLIEKMMADSLGIEVDPKVACGIEHHMSQEFADALCTLMKHPRKCPHGQPIPKGKCCPKDK; the protein is encoded by the coding sequence ATGGAGCTTTCAGGCTGCAGGGTTCTGTATATAGAGCCGGTTGAATCAGAACATATCGAAGAGTACCTTGAAGCAGTCTGGCTGCTTGAGGAAATGGGTGAGTCTCCTGTCAAAATTTCTACAATATCGCAGAACTTGGGAGTTGCGCCGCCGAGCGCTGTTCAGATGTTGAGGAAGCTGGAGAAATCCGGTTACCTCAAGTACCTAGCTCGCGAAGGGGTGACTTTAACCAGGAAGGGACGCGTAATAGGTGAGCGGATGGTGCGGAACGGCAGGTTAATCGAGAAGATGATGGCGGACTCTCTCGGTATCGAGGTGGATCCGAAGGTCGCCTGCGGAATTGAGCATCACATGTCTCAAGAGTTCGCGGATGCCCTCTGCACTCTGATGAAACATCCACGCAAATGTCCACACGGTCAACCTATCCCTAAAGGCAAATGCTGCCCCAAGGACAAGTAA
- a CDS encoding metal ABC transporter ATP-binding protein, with protein MTTNSDNDILIVSNVSVKVKDQVILDDISFSLKKGATLAIVGPNGAGKTVLFRALLGLMPYTGKIEWCGAVKIGYVPQKLSVSDIPISVREFMMYKCGSGSDAEKCITSVELGTGRMLDKELGVLSGGQLQRVLIAWAIADNPDVLLFDEPTSAVDVDSQETIYELLSRLQQEHKITILIITHDMHVVRHYSDYMLALNRKAIFFGDSEEITNPSLLEAIYGSRLSLRRKPMRQE; from the coding sequence TTGACCACTAACAGCGATAACGATATTTTGATTGTGTCGAATGTCAGCGTGAAAGTCAAGGATCAAGTGATTCTGGACGACATAAGCTTCAGCCTAAAAAAAGGCGCAACCCTAGCGATAGTTGGGCCCAATGGTGCGGGAAAGACGGTGCTGTTCAGAGCACTTTTGGGTCTCATGCCTTACACAGGCAAGATTGAGTGGTGCGGCGCTGTCAAAATAGGCTATGTGCCGCAGAAGCTATCTGTGAGTGATATACCGATCTCGGTTAGAGAGTTCATGATGTACAAATGCGGTTCGGGATCGGATGCTGAGAAGTGCATTACCTCAGTAGAGTTAGGCACTGGAAGGATGCTGGATAAAGAGTTAGGAGTCCTTTCAGGGGGACAACTACAACGTGTGCTAATCGCATGGGCTATAGCTGACAACCCTGACGTGCTTCTATTCGATGAACCCACCAGCGCCGTTGATGTTGATAGCCAAGAGACCATATACGAGCTGCTAAGCAGGTTGCAGCAAGAGCATAAAATAACCATACTGATAATTACTCATGATATGCATGTTGTTCGACACTACTCTGATTATATGCTAGCCTTGAATCGAAAAGCGATTTTCTTCGGGGACTCTGAAGAGATAACTAATCCATCGTTGCTTGAAGCAATCTACGGCAGTAGACTATCGCTAAGAAGAAAGCCCATGAGACAGGAGTGA
- the galT gene encoding galactose-1-phosphate uridylyltransferase → MSEFRQEITTGEWTIIAAGRARRPTDFKSTDSSTLPSFEKTCPFCPGQEYMTPPDVLRYPEEGGGAGWSMRGFVNKFPILSPEPPFEPTIIDGHFLKRGGAGVHEVLVETPRHNGFVPSRSVEEILLMLKAYRQRYLARREKWLGGVMIIFKNEGASAGASIIHPHSQLLVTSLIPPMIEAKLRIAKQYFEDSSRCLYREIEQWENESKSRLVLRTEQFTVFNPYASRTPFETCIVPRSDTASFADMSQNEMEELARVLLDVMGRFYRIFRTPDFNWIIYTTPYGEENRKDFIWHLQIQPRLTVLGGFEMAGGMFVNVVRPEDAAAVLREAESTA, encoded by the coding sequence ATGTCTGAGTTCAGGCAAGAGATTACAACCGGCGAGTGGACGATAATCGCAGCCGGAAGAGCTAGACGCCCCACCGACTTCAAATCAACTGATAGTTCAACGCTGCCGAGCTTTGAAAAAACCTGTCCGTTCTGCCCCGGTCAAGAGTACATGACACCTCCTGATGTTCTACGCTACCCGGAAGAAGGCGGTGGAGCAGGCTGGTCGATGAGAGGCTTCGTAAACAAGTTTCCCATACTGAGCCCTGAACCCCCGTTCGAGCCGACTATAATCGACGGTCACTTTCTGAAGAGAGGCGGAGCAGGTGTGCATGAAGTGTTGGTGGAAACACCTCGCCACAACGGGTTCGTGCCATCTAGATCAGTTGAAGAAATTCTTCTGATGCTGAAGGCGTACCGGCAGCGGTACTTGGCGCGTCGAGAAAAATGGCTTGGCGGCGTGATGATAATATTCAAGAACGAAGGAGCCTCGGCGGGCGCCTCAATTATTCACCCTCACTCCCAGCTGCTAGTGACATCGTTGATACCACCGATGATTGAGGCAAAACTCCGGATAGCTAAACAATACTTTGAGGATTCGAGCCGCTGCTTATACCGAGAGATAGAGCAATGGGAAAATGAATCCAAGAGTAGACTGGTGCTTAGGACAGAACAGTTCACCGTCTTCAACCCGTATGCGTCGCGTACACCGTTCGAAACCTGTATTGTTCCTCGAAGCGATACAGCTTCGTTCGCAGACATGTCGCAGAACGAGATGGAGGAGTTAGCAAGGGTTCTGCTAGACGTTATGGGTCGGTTCTACCGGATATTCCGGACACCCGACTTCAACTGGATAATCTACACCACGCCTTACGGGGAAGAGAATCGTAAAGACTTCATCTGGCATCTCCAGATTCAACCGAGGCTGACGGTGCTTGGGGGCTTTGAGATGGCTGGAGGGATGTTTGTCAACGTTGTGCGGCCTGAAGACGCCGCAGCAGTGCTAAGAGAGGCTGAATCAACCGCTTAA
- a CDS encoding rubrerythrin family protein: MVTDENLKKAVAGESQAYRRYRAFADRAAREGYPNVAKLFRAVSESEAVHATNELLLMKAIKSTAENLQAAIEGETYEYTKMYPDFSVAAEKEGSKAAVKIFDETTEVEHFHAAYYEEALENVEKKKDLPARDYYVCSVCGHTAPNEAPDECPVCGAKKSSFRKIE, translated from the coding sequence ATGGTTACTGATGAGAATCTGAAGAAGGCTGTTGCAGGGGAGTCGCAGGCGTATAGGCGGTACCGAGCCTTCGCCGATAGGGCTGCGAGAGAAGGCTATCCTAATGTTGCGAAGCTTTTCCGCGCTGTTTCAGAGTCTGAGGCTGTGCATGCTACTAACGAGTTACTGCTTATGAAGGCGATTAAATCAACTGCTGAGAATCTTCAGGCGGCCATCGAGGGTGAAACCTATGAGTATACAAAGATGTATCCTGATTTCAGTGTAGCTGCTGAAAAGGAAGGCTCGAAGGCTGCAGTAAAAATATTTGATGAGACAACGGAGGTTGAGCATTTTCACGCAGCGTATTATGAAGAGGCTCTCGAAAACGTCGAGAAGAAGAAGGATCTGCCTGCGCGCGACTACTATGTCTGCAGCGTCTGTGGCCACACCGCCCCGAACGAAGCTCCTGACGAGTGTCCCGTATGCGGTGCCAAGAAAAGCAGCTTCAGAAAAATTGAGTAA
- the leuS gene encoding leucine--tRNA ligase produces the protein MLDLGAIEDKWRHRWSEAKLFEANPDPARPKFYLTVAYPYPNSPQHIGHGRTYTLTDVYARYKRMQGNQVLFPMAFHYTGTPILAMSERLESGDKELIETFINIYKVPKDIIPLMAKPIEIARYFHQEIKAGMKEIGYSIDWRREFTTVDPQYSAFIRWQFEKLYQKGLITRGSHPVGWCPKDQSPVGQHDTLGDVEPEIGEYTLIKFLLDGQVLPAATLRPETVFGVTNVWIRPDATYVRADVDGEKWVVSRDVVEKLRFLSMKVTVKEEILGSTLIGAEAENPVTKTKIPLLPASFVDPKGGTGVVMSVPAHAPYDYQALKDLEAKPDLLKQYGLSPEVIRSIRIPVIVASAGYEGVPSEQIILKMGIRSQDDPKLEEATADLYRHEFHVGSMADGTGAYLGLSVPEARDKVKADMLSSGVGKISYEIMNKPVVCRCGTECVVKIFENQWFIDYSNREWKDLARRCLDQMSLLPEDIRTEFEYTINWLKQKACARKSGLGTRLPWDPEWIIESLSDSVIYMSYYLVSKYVNELGVKADQLGLDVFDYIFLGLGDEKKVAEKNNLDLDVLKQMRCEFEYFYPLDSRHSGRDLVPNHLTFFIFNHAAVFPEQYWPRQIVVNGSVLMEGKKMSKSFGNIIPLRSAVRQYGADPLRMAILATAELLQDADMSLGLIRTFRERLERLYDSVAWAAEKHGLGTKMSDLKVEDRWILSRVQGLVEEATRSIEKLRVREAIQTVVYTADQDVQWYLRRSRSGSDDISRERVRADVIYQVAQVRVRLVAPFAPFVSEEMWELLGNGEFVSTAAWPKPNPALIDWNAEEGEELIRGLLEDTLNIIRVTKIKPTRVVYYTAAGWKLLVYLAAMRMAENGSLNVGQLMKQLMEDEELKKHAKEVSSFAKKTVEDILTVPPEIRSRRLAIATTLGEQSLIEETKDFFKRELGAEVSVYSEEDQNRYDPKGRAGLSKPYRPAIYVE, from the coding sequence GTGTTGGATTTAGGTGCGATTGAGGATAAGTGGCGTCACCGGTGGAGCGAAGCCAAGCTTTTCGAAGCGAATCCGGATCCGGCTCGCCCCAAGTTCTATCTAACCGTAGCCTACCCGTATCCTAACTCGCCTCAGCATATTGGGCATGGCCGCACCTACACCTTGACTGATGTCTACGCCCGGTATAAGCGGATGCAGGGTAATCAGGTTCTGTTCCCGATGGCCTTCCACTACACTGGCACCCCTATACTGGCAATGTCTGAGCGGCTTGAGTCCGGTGATAAGGAGCTCATCGAGACCTTCATCAACATCTACAAGGTTCCAAAGGACATTATCCCGCTTATGGCTAAGCCGATTGAGATTGCAAGGTACTTCCATCAAGAGATTAAGGCAGGCATGAAGGAGATCGGCTACTCGATTGATTGGCGCAGGGAGTTCACTACAGTGGATCCGCAATACAGCGCCTTCATCAGATGGCAGTTCGAGAAACTCTATCAGAAAGGTTTGATCACCCGTGGAAGCCATCCTGTAGGGTGGTGCCCTAAAGACCAGAGCCCAGTGGGTCAACACGATACTTTGGGGGATGTTGAACCTGAGATCGGTGAGTATACACTGATCAAGTTCCTGCTTGACGGTCAAGTTCTACCAGCGGCCACTTTAAGGCCGGAGACTGTGTTCGGGGTAACAAACGTCTGGATCAGGCCTGACGCCACCTACGTACGGGCTGATGTGGATGGAGAAAAATGGGTTGTAAGCAGAGATGTGGTTGAAAAGCTCAGATTTCTCTCAATGAAAGTCACAGTTAAAGAGGAGATACTGGGCTCAACGCTCATAGGCGCCGAGGCTGAGAACCCGGTTACCAAGACCAAGATACCGCTTCTCCCCGCCTCATTTGTAGATCCTAAAGGCGGAACAGGCGTAGTTATGTCGGTTCCCGCTCATGCGCCGTATGACTATCAGGCGCTGAAGGATCTTGAGGCGAAGCCGGATCTGTTGAAGCAATACGGTTTATCACCTGAGGTCATACGCTCTATCCGGATCCCTGTTATCGTGGCCTCGGCGGGGTACGAAGGGGTTCCTTCTGAGCAGATTATTCTGAAGATGGGCATCCGAAGCCAAGACGATCCTAAGCTTGAGGAGGCGACTGCTGATCTGTACCGGCATGAGTTCCATGTGGGCAGTATGGCTGATGGAACCGGTGCCTACCTGGGGCTGTCGGTTCCAGAGGCTCGAGATAAGGTGAAGGCTGACATGCTGAGCTCCGGCGTCGGCAAAATTAGCTATGAGATCATGAATAAGCCGGTGGTCTGCCGCTGCGGAACCGAGTGTGTTGTGAAAATCTTTGAGAATCAGTGGTTTATCGATTACAGTAACCGTGAGTGGAAGGATCTGGCTCGCCGTTGCCTAGATCAGATGAGTCTCCTGCCTGAAGATATACGCACCGAATTTGAGTACACGATTAATTGGTTGAAGCAGAAGGCCTGTGCACGAAAATCTGGGCTCGGCACCCGCTTACCTTGGGATCCAGAGTGGATTATTGAAAGCCTCTCCGACTCGGTGATCTACATGTCGTACTACCTTGTCTCGAAGTATGTGAATGAGCTCGGCGTCAAGGCTGATCAACTAGGCCTAGATGTTTTTGACTATATCTTTCTCGGCTTAGGTGACGAGAAGAAGGTCGCTGAGAAGAACAACCTAGACTTGGATGTTCTGAAGCAGATGAGGTGCGAGTTTGAGTACTTCTATCCGCTGGATAGTAGGCACTCGGGGAGAGACTTGGTGCCTAACCATCTGACCTTCTTCATCTTCAACCATGCTGCTGTCTTTCCTGAGCAGTATTGGCCTCGTCAGATAGTGGTTAACGGGAGCGTTCTGATGGAGGGGAAGAAGATGTCCAAGTCCTTCGGCAACATTATTCCTCTCAGATCTGCTGTGCGTCAGTACGGTGCTGATCCGTTGAGGATGGCGATTCTCGCAACTGCAGAGCTTCTGCAAGATGCTGACATGAGTCTCGGGCTTATACGAACCTTCAGGGAGCGTCTTGAACGGCTCTACGACTCCGTTGCTTGGGCTGCTGAGAAGCACGGCTTAGGTACGAAGATGAGTGATCTAAAAGTCGAGGATAGATGGATACTCAGCCGGGTTCAGGGTCTGGTTGAGGAGGCTACGCGATCGATTGAGAAGCTGCGGGTTCGAGAAGCTATTCAAACTGTAGTGTACACGGCGGATCAGGATGTTCAATGGTATCTGCGTCGAAGCCGATCAGGCTCGGATGATATTAGTCGGGAGCGGGTTCGAGCTGACGTGATATATCAGGTGGCTCAGGTGCGGGTTAGACTTGTTGCGCCCTTTGCTCCATTCGTCTCTGAAGAGATGTGGGAGCTGCTGGGGAACGGCGAATTTGTATCAACTGCTGCTTGGCCCAAGCCGAATCCCGCGTTGATAGATTGGAATGCTGAGGAGGGTGAAGAGCTAATCAGAGGCCTGCTGGAGGACACTTTGAACATTATCCGGGTAACTAAGATAAAGCCGACACGAGTGGTCTATTATACTGCTGCCGGCTGGAAGCTACTTGTGTACTTGGCTGCTATGCGGATGGCTGAGAACGGTTCGCTCAATGTCGGTCAGTTGATGAAGCAATTAATGGAGGATGAAGAGCTGAAGAAACATGCTAAAGAGGTTTCTTCATTCGCTAAAAAGACTGTTGAAGACATCTTAACTGTTCCACCGGAGATAAGGAGCAGGCGGCTCGCAATAGCAACTACGCTTGGCGAGCAGAGTCTTATAGAGGAAACCAAAGACTTCTTCAAACGTGAACTTGGCGCAGAGGTCTCTGTTTACAGCGAAGAAGATCAGAATAGATACGATCCGAAGGGACGGGCTGGCCTATCAAAGCCATATCGACCAGCCATCTACGTTGAGTAG
- a CDS encoding FTR1 family protein translates to MISVETLVNSSAPLLITFREALEAALIVGILAAYLKKIGRPDLNRHLLLGVVGAVATSIVAGGVAAYIYGGLEGVAAELFEGLASISATAVLTYMIFWMTRNARSIRGELEAKINTTVTRGYVYGITVLAFVAVAREGLETVLFLTAFAVRDFAATLVGMIVGVGAVIGLSFLMMRGIYRLDIRRFFKYTSTLLLIFSAGLFGYGVHELMEAAEHSGIEIGPLAAHAYDINPAESTSIFHENGIVGSILKALVGYDGNPEWLRVIAYLGYWAVIGGYLVRSYRSTETSLVSVKDSQKIASEAASSQKSPL, encoded by the coding sequence ATGATATCGGTTGAAACCCTAGTAAACTCATCAGCTCCTTTACTGATAACCTTTAGAGAAGCGTTAGAAGCGGCCTTGATTGTCGGGATTCTCGCCGCCTACCTGAAGAAAATAGGTAGACCGGATCTCAACAGACATCTTCTCTTAGGTGTCGTTGGGGCGGTTGCTACAAGTATTGTAGCTGGCGGAGTTGCTGCGTACATCTACGGCGGACTTGAAGGGGTTGCTGCGGAACTCTTCGAGGGTCTCGCCTCTATTTCGGCGACTGCTGTCCTCACCTACATGATTTTCTGGATGACGCGTAATGCACGGTCAATTCGAGGTGAGCTTGAGGCAAAGATTAACACAACGGTCACCCGTGGCTATGTGTACGGTATCACAGTGCTTGCTTTCGTGGCGGTGGCTCGGGAAGGTCTGGAGACCGTCCTGTTCCTAACCGCCTTCGCTGTCCGAGACTTCGCTGCGACTCTCGTTGGGATGATTGTTGGGGTTGGAGCAGTTATTGGGCTCTCATTTCTGATGATGCGCGGGATATACCGGTTAGATATACGGCGTTTCTTCAAGTATACTAGCACACTTCTGCTTATCTTCTCAGCTGGGCTCTTCGGCTACGGAGTTCATGAGTTGATGGAGGCTGCTGAGCACTCAGGAATAGAGATTGGTCCCTTAGCGGCACACGCTTACGATATTAATCCAGCGGAGAGTACAAGTATCTTTCACGAGAATGGTATAGTTGGCTCCATATTAAAGGCGCTCGTGGGGTATGACGGTAACCCTGAATGGCTCCGCGTTATAGCTTACCTTGGGTACTGGGCTGTAATAGGTGGTTACTTGGTTCGCTCATACCGTTCAACGGAGACATCGCTCGTGTCTGTGAAGGATAGCCAAAAGATCGCAAGTGAAGCCGCGTCTTCACAGAAAAGCCCTTTATAG
- a CDS encoding metal ABC transporter permease — protein sequence MTDALALGLITAVAVGLSAGYLGSLMVLKKMALVGDALSHVALPGLGLGILYGFNPFFGGFVFLFVAAALIWRIERVTRLSVETIVGALFTLSLAAGILIIPQFDLLEALFGDISKVTMESTVIAVTASAIAALVTRIIYKNMILGMISEELATSAGVKVARTNLLYLFLVSLTVAAGLQVVGTLLVGFLVVVPAASAKNLSSNLFRYGVLSSAFGGISAVSGILLSDYFKLQPGPLIVVSGVVAFLVTIITRWAAKAPAL from the coding sequence ATGACTGACGCGTTAGCTCTTGGCTTGATTACAGCAGTCGCAGTTGGGCTGTCAGCAGGCTATCTAGGATCGCTTATGGTTCTCAAGAAAATGGCGCTAGTAGGTGACGCCCTATCACACGTAGCTTTGCCGGGGCTAGGTCTAGGTATTCTATACGGGTTTAATCCCTTCTTCGGAGGCTTCGTCTTCCTTTTCGTAGCAGCCGCATTAATCTGGCGGATAGAAAGAGTCACTAGACTCTCGGTTGAAACCATCGTAGGCGCACTGTTCACACTATCGCTAGCAGCCGGAATACTGATAATACCTCAGTTCGACCTGCTCGAAGCCCTTTTCGGAGATATCAGCAAAGTAACCATGGAGAGCACAGTAATAGCGGTAACCGCGTCAGCCATCGCTGCTCTTGTGACAAGAATCATCTACAAGAATATGATATTAGGTATGATCTCCGAGGAGCTCGCAACATCAGCCGGCGTCAAGGTCGCTAGAACAAACCTCCTATACCTCTTCCTCGTATCCCTCACAGTAGCCGCGGGTTTACAGGTCGTCGGAACCCTGCTGGTAGGCTTTCTGGTAGTAGTACCCGCGGCAAGCGCGAAGAACCTGAGCTCCAACCTTTTCAGATATGGCGTATTAAGCTCCGCATTCGGCGGAATCAGTGCGGTCTCAGGAATCCTACTGTCAGACTACTTCAAACTCCAGCCTGGACCGTTGATAGTTGTTTCAGGCGTAGTCGCGTTCTTAGTAACCATAATCACACGCTGGGCGGCCAAAGCACCAGCTCTATAA
- a CDS encoding ferredoxin family protein yields MAIDDQFYKNLKPTGKHHDHYVWGPGKRGAAADDPNVKADYAKAGKQVEPLAIHGTWVAVDWDDCIGEGSCLSVCPTTVFSWAKNPGKSGEDDRIDYTDKSDPEREADCIFCMACVTGCPTQAIHVDESLVEVHKNIQL; encoded by the coding sequence ATGGCGATAGATGACCAGTTCTACAAGAACCTGAAGCCCACGGGGAAGCACCATGACCACTATGTCTGGGGACCCGGCAAGCGCGGCGCAGCTGCTGACGACCCTAACGTCAAGGCTGATTACGCAAAGGCCGGTAAACAGGTGGAGCCACTAGCTATCCACGGTACATGGGTCGCGGTTGACTGGGACGACTGTATCGGTGAAGGTTCATGTCTATCAGTCTGTCCAACAACAGTCTTCTCTTGGGCGAAGAATCCTGGGAAAAGCGGCGAAGATGATCGAATCGACTATACCGACAAATCCGATCCAGAGCGGGAAGCCGACTGCATCTTCTGCATGGCCTGCGTAACAGGATGTCCGACTCAAGCCATCCACGTTGATGAGTCACTCGTCGAGGTTCACAAAAACATTCAGCTCTAA